The Ascaphus truei isolate aAscTru1 chromosome 3, aAscTru1.hap1, whole genome shotgun sequence genome includes a region encoding these proteins:
- the SCIMP gene encoding SLP adapter and CSK-interacting membrane protein isoform X2, whose product MDSPWYREYFWLLLFGGMTMRIQKSFTVKRAQKLETQGRIIMANSIYRPSAQVPKLPPRIILQNEAEINLSSSGVGHMADKFSALYAIVQKSQERLQHAEIDYENEIQPKDRHYHVSHDYNRLSDTGYIDVIAEDDEANSQANDPAYVDVIEDDDDYDDVVVLPRNYDN is encoded by the exons GGATGACAATGCGGATTCAGAAATCTTTCACAGTGAAGAGAGCGCAAAAGCTGGAAACACAAGGCAGAATTATTATGGC GAACAGCATCTATCGTCCATCAGCTCAAGTTCCAAAACTTCCACCTAGAATCATATTACAGAATGAAGCTGAAATTAATTTGT CAAGCTCTGGAGTTGGTCACATGGCCGACAAGTTCAGTGCCCTCTACGCAATTGTACAGAAAAGCCAGGAACGATTGCAACATGCAGAAATAG ATTATGAAAATGAGATCCAGCCAAAAGATAGACATTATCATGTGTCTCATGATTATAACAGACTGTCAGACACTGGATATATTGATGTCATTGCAGAAG ACGATGAGGCTAATTCCCAAGCAAATGACCCCGCATATGTTGATGTGATTGAAGACGATGACGACTATGATGATGTGGTGGTGCTTCCTCGCAATTATGACAACTAA
- the SCIMP gene encoding SLP adapter and CSK-interacting membrane protein isoform X3, whose product MTMRIQKSFTVKRAQKLETQGRIIMANSIYRPSAQVPKLPPRIILQNEAEINLSSSGVGHMADKFSALYAIVQKSQERLQHAEIDYENEIQPKDRHYHVSHDYNRLSDTGYIDVIAEDDEANSQANDPAYVDVIEDDDDYDDVVVLPRNYDN is encoded by the exons ATGACAATGCGGATTCAGAAATCTTTCACAGTGAAGAGAGCGCAAAAGCTGGAAACACAAGGCAGAATTATTATGGC GAACAGCATCTATCGTCCATCAGCTCAAGTTCCAAAACTTCCACCTAGAATCATATTACAGAATGAAGCTGAAATTAATTTGT CAAGCTCTGGAGTTGGTCACATGGCCGACAAGTTCAGTGCCCTCTACGCAATTGTACAGAAAAGCCAGGAACGATTGCAACATGCAGAAATAG ATTATGAAAATGAGATCCAGCCAAAAGATAGACATTATCATGTGTCTCATGATTATAACAGACTGTCAGACACTGGATATATTGATGTCATTGCAGAAG ACGATGAGGCTAATTCCCAAGCAAATGACCCCGCATATGTTGATGTGATTGAAGACGATGACGACTATGATGATGTGGTGGTGCTTCCTCGCAATTATGACAACTAA